Proteins encoded in a region of the Perca fluviatilis chromosome 6, GENO_Pfluv_1.0, whole genome shotgun sequence genome:
- the clip1a gene encoding CAP-Gly domain-containing linker protein 1 isoform X5 translates to MSTARPSGIKGPSKIARPPGTAAPKTNPSTAGAKAAAADKSAASASGGDAGESAGEIFQIGERVWVNGNKPGYIQFLGEAQFAPGQWAGIVLDEPIGKNDGSVAGVRYFQCEALRGIFTRPSKLSRTEGEANGTETAPPSRAASPTPSVGSVSSHTPATKSTSPTTATKKASSTAPATPVTPSSNLPRTNSESVSNLSETGSVKKGERELKMGDRVLVGGTKAGVVRFLGETDFAKGEWCGVELDEPLGKNDGAVAGTRYFQCQPKYGLFAPVHKVTRIGFPSTTPAKAKTTVRKVVATPSGLKRSPSASSISTMSSVASSVSAKPSRTGLLTETSSRYNRKISGTTALQEALKEKQQHIEQLMAERDMERAEVAKATGHVGEMEQEIGLLRVDQEQMEAKMDQLRALVEAADKDKVELLNQLEEERRKVEDLQFRVEEACITKGDLETQTRLEHAHIKELEQSLLFEKTKAEKLQRELEDTRVATVSERSRIMDLERDLSLRTREVADLQLRLGTQQGSEDSNSTVSPLLEEINSLRDQLASQEAKQKEELKKYKEKLEAQEKTHSEAAAQVQATSIRLSGDNEQLQMRLSHAEKENADIIELWRSKLESAIASHQQAMEELKVSSSKGSGAQTEQLIETKSALEKLNIEHKLALEEAGAKHEADAAAWTREKQALKAQLLSLIEDKEQLEESLRSSVERAEEQHLVEMEDVLGKLHAAELTVKELEEKEGMSAQQAQDKDRQTKEQMSEIVALRSQVAQSNQELGTLKSQLEMIQSQGNNQGAMVSELSSQLEGRQQEVLSLQQSLTTVQQEKDILEQELGGLKQRLAESTDEQTKSSNTMQETLEKLSKKKEQCTSLTTESESLRSQLSGLERKLKAADERLEQLSKDKFKLENDISDMMKTSGDSSVQLTKMNEDLIQKERRLEELQSQLSEEKEKAVHLNEQLQQEQSRREQELKETRDTHQSQISSLQDKIANLEKTVKQGETLVEELKASQEKSLSQASELHVKELEVLQCQVDKWKQELSSSTDKTQELEKLVSELQPYKEQVQCLSAELDSNKHDVEHLSKKLEKQSLDLENMCKECEDVKAEKGKLEKHLSDVQTKLSALEISHQELSVQNEELRITRDKLSKHQEDLLANNKCSDEERISLSKELEKLKYLLQEVQAENNNLKNAKGEHQAQIEELQRQNSEKNDLLLKHQQDIQQIEAKNKQLHDDYENVCKEKHQLEDNFNESRSKLTCEKDNLILERDSARNAKKSLDAKNAELQAKLKSLKLEKEDLTMKNTQLQALTETLTNEKVAMSSEINAVVLEKKSLEMVKEELQNKLSVTKKDLESSVRECDELKASKMSLAQMLEEFKTSSQVTDSERLHLLQEKEDLLAIQRKVCNEKEELLGELEELKEKLTVSTEKLSKSKEKFKEALSSFEQEKQAFRLQNSEIEMALHVIRKEKMSLDSALEQQKMDYERLAGEKGELEEKHTKTISENNALSLERDKLASEIRTNEDQLDSYSRANDSFIQDKSHLTAMLEETKHQKDKVEAEMASLKREKADLQNELQKHNSDIEILEKGKTELVQEHSKLKMEFEKANSELVQQVDNLTKDCHRLQLLQTEADNKAHSLQKENQGLLQEIQELKCQTESITGAKHLLETQLQAESSDRNKAISDKDGLSKQIKELQKTLSKVSQENKDISSSLTNANEQKKSFMVDIEALKMQLMQREQETIQLIEDKKQLFSKLEDIGKQMTVLTTEKEDLLAGQCKLEQNISSLHTSQENWLTERSKLLGEIEKLHASQTQLEVDVQGLQTDKELLEKQCKNAVAEVSASAVVKEEISSSISNLTAQKDALKVERDEATQQIRQLESQLKNAISKQLEASEASGKTAEALEQLTKEKASLMQEKNEAQSLLEELRSAKQKMETQLKTLKKDNSKYQEDLNVSKEQLCIETQRTESLCQENEELKEVVTVKTQSLQMLQDENNKLTREIDNSHKEQSELVKLKDEHSKLKKQLKQSESSLKEQFEKEKAALQQSIHKNSAFISEKEQQVEKLMSELIGLRGESASVETLQGTIQALERDKANLQGRVQRLEKDLAAGPDTNKSSGDAVLDQLREDKETAESQAAIEFLNSVIIDLQRKNEELKDKLEKMAAAALNGNNPSELDNYDGHDKEPVKKKAPPRLFCDICDCFDLHDTEDCPTQMQMPDSPPHTTYHGNKGEERSYCDICEVFGHWTESCNDDQTF, encoded by the exons ATGAGCACAGCCAGGCCCAGTGGGATCAAAGGGCCCAGCAAGATAGCTAGGCCACCTGGGACAGCAGCCCCCAAGACCAACCCCAGCACAG CGGGAGCTAAAGCTGCTGCGGCCGACAAATCAGCTGCAAGTGCCAGTGGAGGAGATGCCGGGGAGAGTGCTGGGGAGATCTTTCAGATTGGGGAGCGAGTATGGGTAAATGGGAATAAGCCAGGCTACATACAGTTTCTGGGAGAGGCACAGTTTGCTCCAGGACAGTGGGCAGGGATTGTTCTGGATGAGCCAATTGGGAAGAATGATGGGTCGGTGGCAGGGGTGCGCTACTTCCAGTGTGAAGCCCTGCGAGGAATTTTTACCCGCCCATCCAAGTTGTCTCGCACAGAGGGGGAGGCTAACGGAACTGAGACAGCACCCCCCTCCCGTGCTGCATCACCCACTCCTTCAGTTGGCAGCGTATCCTCGCATACACCTGCCACAAAATCAACATCACCTACCACTGCAACCAAGAAGGCCTCCTCCACTGCACCAGCTACGCCAGTTACACCATCCTCCAACCTCCCACGCACAAACAGTGAATCTGTCTCCAACCTCTCTGAGACTGGGTCAGTCAAGAAGGGGGAAAGGGAGCTGAAGATGGGTGACAGAGTATTG GTTGGTGGTACAAAGGCAGGAGTGGTACGTTTCCTCGGAGAAACAGATTTTGCCAAAGGCGAGTGGTGTGGTGTGGAATTGGATGAGCCCTTAGGAAAGAATGACGGGGCAGTGGCAGGCACAAG ATATTTTCAGTGCCAACCCAAGTATGGTTTATTTGCTCCAGTGCACAAAGTCACACGCATTGGCTTCCCTTCCACCACGCCAGCCAAAGCAAAAACAACGGTTCGGAAAGTAGTGGCCACACCATCAGGGCTAAAGCGAAGCCCTAGCGCCTCCTCCATCAGTACCATGAGCTCTGTGGCATCCTCTGTCAGTGCCAAGCCCAGCCGCACAGGCCTG CTAACAGAGACATCATCACGGTATAATCGTAAGATTTCAGGCACCACAGCCCTGCAGGAGGCCCTAAAGGAGAAGCAGCAGCACATTGAGCAGCTAATGGCTGAGAGGGATATGGAGAGAGCTGAAGTTGCCAAGGCCACTGGCCATGTTGGAGAGATGGAGCAAGAAATTGGCCTGCTGAGGGTTGATCAGGAGCAG ATGGAGGCCAAGATGGATCAGTTGCGTGCCTTGGTAGAAGCTGCAGACAAAGACAAAGTGGAGCTGCTGAATCAGCTGGAGGAGGAGCGTAG GAAGGTGGAGGACCTTCAGTTCCGCGTAGAAGAAGCTTGCATTACCAAAGGAGACCTGGAG ACGCAGACCAGACTGGAGCATGCCCACATTAAGGAGCTTGAACAGAGCCTACTCTTTGAAAAGACCAAAGCTGAGAAACTCCAAAGAGAGTTAGAAGACACTAGG GTTGCTACTGTGTCGGAAAGATCTCGTATTATGGACCTTGAGAGGGACCTTTCACTGCGAACAAGAGAGGTAGCAGACCTGCAGCTGCGTCTTGGGACCCAACAGGGCTCTGAGGACTCAAACTCTACGGTTTCTCCCCTTCTGGAAGAAATAAACTCTCTGAGAGATCAGTTGGCTTCCCAAGAAGCTAAGCAGAAAGAAGAGCTGAAAAAGTACAAGGAGAAGCTTGAAGCTCAAGAAAAGACCCATAGTGAGGCAGCTGCCCAGGTTCAAGCTACATCTATAAGGCTCTCTGGTGACAACGAGCAGTTGCAGATGCGCTTAAGCCATGCTGAGAAGGAGAATGCTGACATTATTGAACTGTGGCGTTCCAAGTTGGAGTCTGCAATTGCCTCTCACCAGCAAGCCATGGAGGAGCTAAAGGTGTCCTCCAGCAAAGGCTCAGGTGCCCAGACAGAACAACTTATCGAAACCAAAAGTGCTCTAGAGAAGCTGAACATAGAGCACAAGTTGGCTCTTGAGGAGGCTGGAGCCAAACATGAGGCTGATGCTGCAGCTTGGACTCGGGAGAAGCAGGCACTGAAGGCACAGCTGTTGTCTTTGATTGAGGACAAGGAGCAACTGGAGGAGTCCCTACGGTCCAGTGTTGAAAGAGCAGAGGAGCAGCACCTTGTGGAGATGGAGGATGTTCTTGGAAAACTTCATGCTGCCGAACTTACGGTGAAGGAGCTTGAGGAGAAAGAAGGGATGTCGGCACAGCAGGCCCAAGACAAGGACCGACAAACCAAAGAACAGATGTCAGAAATTGTGGCTCTGCGCAGCCAAGTAGCACAAAGTAACCAGGAGCTTGGGACCCTGAAGAGTCAATTAGAGATGATTCAGAGCCAAGGGAACAACCAGGGTGCCATG GTTAGTGAATTGAGCTCACAGTTGGAGGGCCGACAGCAGGAAGTCCTCTCTTTACAGCAGAGTCTGACAACTGTACAGCAGGAGAAGGACATCCTGGAACAAGAACTTGGAGGCCTG AAACAAAGGTTGGCTGAAAGCACAGATGAGCAGACTAAATCATCAAACACTATGCAAG aAACACTTGAGAAGCTCAGTAAGAAAAAAGAGCAGTGCACATCTCTGACCACAGAATCAGAGTCTCTTAGAAGTCAACTTTCCG GGCTGGAGAGAAAGCTGAAGGCTGCAGATGAACGGCTTGAGCAGCTTTCAAAGGACAAATTCAAGCTGGAAAATGATATTTCAGACATGATGAAGACATCCGGTGATAGTTCAGTACAGCTGACCAAAATGAATGAAGATCTCATACAGAAAGAAAG GAGGCTTGAGGAGTTACAGAGTCAACTatcagaggagaaggagaaggcgGTGCACTTGAATGAACAACTCCAGCAGGAACAGTCCCGCAGAGAGCAGGAGCTGAAAGAGACCAGAGATACACATCAGTCTCAAATAAGTAGCCTTCAGGACAAGATTGCTAACTTG GAGAAGACTGTTAAACAGGGTGAGACTCTGGTTGAGGAGCTCAAGGCCTCACAGGAGAAATCCTTGTCTCAGGCTTCAGAGCTCCATGTGAAGGAACTTGAGGTTCTGCAATGTCAGGTTGACAAGTGGAAGCAGGAGCTCTCCTCCTCCACGGACAAAACCCAGGAGCTGGAGAAGTTGGTATCTGAGCTGCAGCCATACAAGGAACAAGTTCAG TGTCTTTCTGCTGAGCTTGACTCCAACAAGCATGATGTTGAACATTTGTCCAAAAAACTGGAAAAGCAGAGTCTAGATCTGGAAAATATGTGTAAGGAATGTGAGGATGTAAAGGCTGAGAAAGGCAAACTGGAGAAACATCTTTCAGATGTGCAGACTAAGCTCTCTGCCCTTGAGATTAGTCACCAAGAACTTTCAGTCCAGAATGAAGAACTGCGAATAACCAGAGATAAGCTTTCAAAACATCAAGAGGACCTACTTGCCAACAACAAGTGCTCCGATGAAGAAAGGATTTCATTGAGTAAGGAGTTGGAGAAGCTGAAATATCTTCTTCAGGAAGTTCAGGCTGAAAACAACAACCTGAAAAATGCTAAAGGTGAACACCAGGCTCAAATTGAGGAGCTTCAAAGACAAAATTCAGAGAAGAATGACTTGCTCCTAAAGCATCAGCAGGACATCCAGCAAATTGAGGCTAAAAACAAGCAACTACATGAcgattatgaaaatgtttgcaaAGAGAAACACCAGCTTGAAGACAACTTCAATGAAAGCAGGTCAAAGCTCACATGTGAGAAGGACAATCTCATTTTAGAGAGAGATTCTgccagaaatgccaaaaaatctCTTGATGCCAAGAATGCAGAGTTGCAGGCAAAACTTAAGTCATTGAAATTAGAAAAAGAAGATCTTACAATGAAGAACACCCAGCTGCAGGCCCTCACAGAAACCCTTACTAATGAGAAGGTGGCGATGTCTTCTGAAATCAATGCTGTCGTTTTGGAGAAAAAGAGCCTTGAGATGGTGAAGGAGGAGCTCCAGAATAAACTCAGTGTTACCAAGAAAGATTTAGAGAGCTCTGTCCGTGAATGTGATGAACTTAAAGCCTCCAAAATGAGCCTGGCCCAAATGCTGGAAGAGTTCAAAACAAGCAGTCAGGTGACTGATTCTGAGAGGCTTCACCTTCTGCAGGAGAAAGAAGACTTACTTGCGATCCAAAGAAAAGTCTGTAATGAGAAGGAAGAGCTCCTTGGAGAGCTAGAAGAGTTAAAAGAGAAGCTTACAGTCTCAACAGAAAAACTATCAAAGTCCAAGGAGAAATTTAAAGAAGCATTATCATCTTTTGAGCAAGAAAAGCAAGCATTTCGCCTTCAGAATTCTGAAATTGAGATGGCTCTACATGTTATACGCAAAGAAAAGATGAGCCTGGATTCAGCACTAGAGCAGCAGAAGATGGATTATGAGCGTTTGGCAGGAGAGAAGGGAGAATTGGAAGAGAAGCACACAAAAACCATATCTGAAAATAATGCTCTTTCTCTTGAGCGCGATAAGCTAGCTAGTGAGATCCGAACAAATGAGGACCAGTTGGATAGTTACTCCAGAGCTAATGACAGCTTTATTCAAGATAAGTCTCATTTAACAGCAATGCTAGAGGAAACCAAACACCAGAAAGACAAAGTTGAAGCAGAGATGGCCTCTTTGAAACGAGAAAAGGCTGACCTACAAAATGAGCTGCAGAAACATAACTCTGATATTGAAATTCTTGAAAAGGGCAAAACCGAACTTGTTCAAGAGCACAGTAAACTAAAAATGGAGTTTGAGAAGGCTAATTCAGAGCTTGTCCAACAGGTTGATAATCTTACCAAAGATTGTCACCGTCTGCAATTGTTGCAGACTGAAGCTGACAACAAAGCACATTCCTTGCAGAAAGAGAACCAGGGTCTGCTTCAGGAGATCCAGGAGTTAAAATGTCAGACTGAATCAATAACAGGGGCCAAGCACCTTCTTGAGACCCAGCTACAGGCAGAGTCCAGTGATCGGAATAAAGCGATATCTGACAAGGATGGTCTCTCCAAACAAATTAAGGAGCTGCAGAAAACGTTGTCAAAAGTTTCACAAgaaaataaagatatttcttCTAGCCTTACGAATGCTAATGAGCAAAAGAAGTCTTTTATGGTGGATATTGAGGCTTTGAAAATGCAATTAATGCAGCGAGAGCAAGAAACTATTCAGTTGATAGAAGATAAAAAACAGCTATTCTCTAAGCTTGAGGATATAGGCAAGCAGATGACCGTCCTGACCACAGAGAAGGAAGACCTTTTAGCTGGACAGTGTAAACTGGAGCAGAACATTTCTTCTCTCCACACAAGCCAAGAAAATTGGCTCACTGAACGGTCAAAACTCCTTGGAGAGATAGAAAAGTTGCACGCTAGCCAGACCCAACTAGAGGTTGATGTCCAGGGCCTACAAACCGATAAAGAACTTTTGGAAAAGCAATGCAAGAATGCTGTTGCAGAGGTATCTGCTTCTGCCGTTGTGAAAGAAGAGATTTCCTCCAGCATCTCAAATCTAACCGCTCAGAAGGATGCCCTAaaggtggagagagatgaagccACCCAGCAAATCAGGCAGCTGGAGTCCCAACTAAAAAATGCCATTTCTAAGCAGCTTGAG GCTTCAGAGGCCTCTGGCAAGACTGCTGAGGCTCTGGAACAGCTGACAAAAGAGAAGGCCAGTTTGATGCAGGAGAAGAACGAAGCCCAATCTCTATTGGAAGAGCTCCGGAGCGCCAAGCAGAAGATGGAGACACAG CTGAAAACATTGAAGAAAGATAATTCCAAGTACCAGGAAGATCTGAATGTATCCAAAGAGCAGCTTTGCATAGAAACTCAGAGGACTGAGAGTCTGTGCCAGGAAAA TGAGGAGCTTAAAGAAGTTGTTACTGTGAAGACACAGTCCCTGCAGATGCTGCAAGATGAGAACAACAAGCTGACTCGGGAGATTGATAACAGTCACAAAGAGCAGAGTGAACTTGTGAAG ctcAAGGATGAGCactcaaaactcaaaaaacagttgaagcaaag TGAGAGCAGCTTGAAGGAGCAGTTTGAGAAGGAGAAGGCTGCCCTCCAACAGTCCATCCATAAAAACAGTGCCTTCATTTCAGAAAAGGAGCAGCAGGTGGAAAAGCTGATGAGCGAG CTGATTGGACTGCGTGGGGAAAGTGCCTCAGTTGAGACACTGCAGGGTACAATTCAGGCCTTGGAGCGGGACAAGGCTAATCTACAGGGCCGTGTTCAAAGACTGGAGAAGGACCTGGCTGCAGGGCCTGACACCAACAAGTCCTCAG GTGATGCAGTTTTGGACCAACTAAGGGAGGATAAGGAGACTGCAGAGAGTCAG GCAGCG ATTGAGTTCCTGAATTCAGTCATCATTGACCTCCAGAGGAAGAATGAGGAACTCAAGGACAAACTGGAGAAAATGGCAGCTGCTGCTCTCAATGGGAATAATCCAAGTGAGCTGGATAACTATGACGG ACATGACAAGGAACCCGTGAAGAAGAAGGCTCCTCCTAGGTTGTTCTGTGACATCTGCGACTGCTTCGACCTCCATGACACCGAGGACTGTCCCACACAAATGCAGATGCCCGACTCCCCTCCACACACCACCTACCACGGCAATAAGGGCGAAGAACGGTCCTACTGCGATATCTGTGAGGTCTTTGGCCACTGGACCGAATCCTGTAATGACGACCAGACCTTTTAA